A region from the Rufibacter sp. DG15C genome encodes:
- a CDS encoding S9 family peptidase produces the protein MYQPTLKKLSLLWFAALLVLPTLAQNKQLTMEDAFLNPSLNPANLRQLTWVPGTDEYSYVSDKNDQLLRGGIKDNAKTILTAAEVSSAIEKAGGSKISTVNGLQWLNSNEVFINQKGQLYRFNMQTKTAQKFYAMDAAAENVDFAPNKQRSAFTKGNNLFLSQPGTENKQITQDTNEAIVNGQAAHRSEFGITKGIFWSPSGNGLAYYRMDQTMVTDYPLVDISTVPATLNNIKYPMAGGKSHHVTVGVYNVASGKTVFLKTGEPAEQYLTNITWSPDEKHIYVAVVNRAQNQMWLNQYDAVTGAFVKTLFEEKNDKWIEPERGMYFVPGKPDQFVWFSERDGYDHLYLYNTSGKLISQLTQGDFIVKTIVGFNPNGKEVYYTATAESPLERHLYSVELSGGGRIGRMTQGSGVHNVTLSPKADYFIDNYSSPVTPRTIRILDTDKDKVAKTLLTAPDPLKDYALGETTVFPIKAEDGTDLFCRLITPPNFDKSKKYPVVVYVYGGPHAQMITNSWLGGSNLWMQYMAQKGYIVFTLDNRGSADRGRAFEQAIFRNAGVAEVSDQMKGVKYLKSLPYVDQNRLGVHGWSYGGFMTTSLMLKQPGIFKVGVAGGPVIDWSFYEVMYTERYMDTPQENPEGYKNANLLNHVKNLKGKLLMIHGTVDDVVVWQHSQAFLKKAVDEGVLLDYFVYPGHPHNVGGKDRVHLYKKVTEYFDLHLK, from the coding sequence ATGTACCAACCAACACTCAAAAAACTCTCTTTGTTGTGGTTTGCCGCCCTTCTGGTCCTACCCACGCTGGCCCAGAACAAGCAGCTCACCATGGAGGACGCCTTCCTCAATCCCAGCCTGAACCCTGCCAACCTGCGTCAGCTTACGTGGGTGCCGGGAACCGATGAGTATAGCTACGTTTCTGACAAAAACGACCAACTCCTGCGCGGCGGCATCAAGGACAACGCCAAGACCATCTTGACTGCCGCAGAAGTGAGCAGTGCCATAGAGAAAGCCGGCGGAAGCAAAATCTCCACCGTAAATGGCTTACAGTGGCTGAACAGCAATGAGGTATTCATTAACCAAAAAGGCCAGCTGTACCGCTTTAACATGCAAACCAAAACGGCGCAAAAATTCTACGCCATGGATGCGGCCGCGGAGAATGTGGATTTCGCGCCTAACAAACAGCGCTCGGCCTTCACTAAAGGCAACAACCTGTTCCTTTCCCAGCCCGGCACGGAGAACAAGCAAATTACCCAGGACACCAACGAGGCTATTGTAAACGGTCAGGCGGCGCACCGCTCGGAGTTTGGTATCACCAAAGGCATCTTCTGGAGCCCGAGTGGCAACGGCTTGGCGTATTACCGCATGGATCAGACCATGGTCACCGACTACCCGTTGGTGGACATTAGCACGGTGCCGGCTACGCTCAATAACATTAAATACCCTATGGCCGGCGGCAAGAGCCATCATGTGACCGTGGGCGTTTACAACGTGGCCTCTGGCAAAACCGTGTTCTTGAAAACCGGCGAGCCCGCCGAGCAGTACCTGACCAACATCACCTGGAGCCCTGACGAGAAGCACATTTATGTAGCCGTGGTTAACCGTGCGCAGAACCAGATGTGGCTGAACCAGTATGACGCCGTTACCGGTGCCTTTGTGAAAACTTTATTTGAAGAGAAGAACGACAAGTGGATTGAGCCGGAACGCGGAATGTATTTTGTGCCCGGCAAGCCAGACCAGTTTGTATGGTTCTCTGAGCGCGATGGCTATGACCACCTGTACCTCTACAACACCAGCGGCAAGCTCATCAGTCAATTGACCCAAGGCGACTTCATTGTCAAAACTATTGTGGGCTTCAACCCGAACGGCAAAGAAGTCTACTATACCGCCACCGCTGAAAGCCCCTTGGAGCGCCACCTCTACTCTGTGGAATTATCTGGCGGCGGACGCATTGGCCGCATGACCCAGGGCAGCGGCGTGCACAACGTGACCCTCAGCCCGAAGGCGGATTACTTCATTGACAACTACAGCAGCCCAGTTACGCCGCGCACCATTAGAATTCTGGACACGGACAAGGACAAAGTAGCTAAGACCCTGTTGACCGCGCCAGACCCGCTAAAGGATTACGCTTTAGGCGAGACCACTGTCTTCCCCATCAAAGCCGAAGACGGAACCGACCTGTTCTGCCGCCTGATTACGCCACCCAACTTTGACAAGAGCAAGAAGTACCCGGTGGTGGTGTATGTGTACGGTGGTCCGCATGCGCAAATGATTACCAACAGCTGGTTGGGCGGTTCTAACCTCTGGATGCAATACATGGCCCAGAAAGGCTACATTGTGTTCACGTTAGACAACCGGGGCTCGGCAGACAGAGGACGTGCATTTGAGCAAGCCATTTTCCGGAACGCTGGCGTAGCAGAAGTAAGCGACCAGATGAAAGGCGTAAAGTACCTGAAATCACTGCCCTATGTAGACCAAAACCGTCTGGGCGTGCACGGCTGGAGCTACGGCGGGTTCATGACCACTTCTTTGATGCTCAAGCAGCCGGGCATATTCAAAGTTGGTGTGGCCGGCGGTCCTGTGATTGACTGGAGCTTCTATGAAGTCATGTACACCGAGCGCTACATGGACACCCCACAAGAAAACCCTGAAGGCTACAAAAACGCCAACCTACTCAACCACGTCAAAAACCTGAAAGGCAAGCTGCTCATGATTCACGGCACCGTAGATGACGTGGTGGTGTGGCAACACAGCCAGGCCTTCCTGAAAAAGGCCGTGGACGAGGGTGTTTTGCTGGACTACTTCGTGTATCCGGGTCATCCACACAACGTGGGCGGCAAAGACCGTGTGCACCTGTACAAGAAGGTCACTGAGTACTTTGACTTGCATTTGAAATAG
- a CDS encoding ATP-dependent Clp protease adaptor ClpS: MDILTEILEQEDVLVLEEETTDLRELVVFNDDVNTFDHVINTLVQVCRHSQEQAEQCTMLIHYKGKCTVKLGSFTELQSMCTAIHDRGISADIV; this comes from the coding sequence ATGGACATTTTAACTGAAATTCTGGAGCAGGAAGACGTATTGGTGCTGGAGGAAGAGACCACCGACCTACGTGAACTGGTGGTGTTCAATGACGACGTCAATACGTTTGACCACGTCATCAACACCTTGGTGCAGGTGTGTCGCCACTCGCAGGAGCAGGCAGAACAGTGTACCATGCTTATCCATTACAAAGGAAAGTGCACCGTCAAGCTGGGTTCTTTCACAGAGCTACAGTCCATGTGCACGGCCATCCATGACCGGGGTATCTCAGCGGAT